The following coding sequences lie in one Apium graveolens cultivar Ventura chromosome 1, ASM990537v1, whole genome shotgun sequence genomic window:
- the LOC141676949 gene encoding putative serine/threonine-protein kinase WNK9 isoform X1, with product MNGVTSSEQDDSEFVEVDPTGRYGRYNEVLGKGASKTVYRGFDEYEGIEVAWNQVKFNDFLQSSEDLERLFNEINLLKSLKHKNIMKFYTSWVDIANRHINFVTEMFTSGTLRQYRQKHKKVNIRAVKHWCRQILEGLLYLHSHNPPIIHRDLKCDNIFVNGNQGEVKIGDLGLAAILRKSHAAHCVGTPEFMAPEVYEEQYNELVDIYAFGMCILEMVTFEYPYSECFYPAQIYKKVVSGKKPDSLYKVKDPDIRQFIEKCLATVSCRLPAKELLNDPFLRVDDNGSCLAPVENCRSWDGNSPMLRQPLLRIDSNNSLNNPYSGYCGKYEPGVDLEYIPPDFESNEIDFMPVTEDEHFENVDITIKGKREDDGGIFLRLRMDDKEGRVRNIYFPFDMESDTALSVAAEMVLELDITDQEVTKIADMINGEIVLLVPEWHRELGLDEESPGHTICGNCHNCSSNGDYFPPSNLCVENLQVIHCSANGYGEMHGRFEEIMYQYEASEQCVTEGAPVVSSQSAGTHYDLSLQGSDNDNELVEESCFSHEKVVNVDRERDRKPTRDLADDYENEIRQELRWLKAKYQMQMRELRDQQIRVISRNTSFSKNADERKERKNHQNSRSSASTNEETNDILLRKIASEKHLNFSFANGNEKVKKCDAAAYDSCSPEVPVKGKSFYTEVVLPQSLHRATSLPVDAVYF from the exons ATGAATGGTGTTACTTCTTCTGAACAAGATGACTCTGAGTTTGTTGAAGTTGACCCTACTGGAAGATATGGAAGA TATAATGAAGTTCTTGGAAAAGGAGCATCAAAAACAGT TTATAGAGGTTTTGATGAGTATGAAGGAATTGAAGTGGCCTGGAATCAAGTGAAGTTCAATGATTTCTTGCAAAGTTCTGAGGATCTTGAGAGGCTGTTTAATGAGATTAATTTGCTTAAGAGTTTGAAACACAAAAATATCATGAAATTCTACACTTCTTGGGTTGATATTGCTAATAGACACATTAATTTTGTCACAGAGATGTTCACTTCTGGTACTCTCAGACA GTATAGGCAAAAACATAAGAAAGTAAACATCAGAGCAGTAAAACATTGGTGCAGGCAGATTTTGGAAGGCCTTCTGTACCTCCATAGCCATAATCCTCCTATTATACATAGAGATCTCAAGTGTGACAATATTTTTGTGAATGGTAATCAGGGGGAAGTTAAGATTGGTGATCTTGGCCTTGCTGCAATACTGCGCAAATCACACGCTGCTCACTGTGTTG GAACACCAGAGTTCATGGCTCCGGAGGTTTATGAAGAGCAATACAATGAATTAGTGGACATTTATGCATTTGGAATGTGCATTTTGGAAATGGTCACCTTTGAATATCCATATAGTGAATGCTTTTACCCTGCTCAGATATACAAGAAAGTTGTATCT GGTAAAAAACCAGATTCTTTATACAAGGTCAAGGATCCTGATATTAGACAGTTCATTGAGAAGTGTTTAGCCACTGTATCTTGTAGGCTCCCTGCCAAGGAGCTCCTTAATGATCCGTTTCTTCGAGTTGATGATAATGGATCTTGTTTGGCACCAGTAGAGAATTGCAGAAGTTGGGATGGAAACAGCCCCATGTTAAGACAACCTCTGTTAAGAATTGATAGTAACAACTCTTTGAACAATCCTTACTCTGGCTATTGTGGTAAATATGAACCAGGAGTTGATTTGGAATACATTCCACCTGATTTTGAATCAAATGAAATCGACTTTATGCCAGTTACAGAAGATGAGCATTTTGAAAATGTTGATATCACCATTAAGGGAAAAAGGGAAGATGATGGCGGTATCTTTCTAAGGCTTAGAATGGATGATAAAGAAG GTCGTGTCCGAAATATATACTTCCCGTTTGATATGGAATCAGACACTGCTCTGAGTGTTGCCGCGGAAATGGTCTTGGAATTGGATATTACAGATCAGGAAGTGACTAAAATAGCTGACATGATTAATGGCGAAATAGTATTGTTAGTACCGGAGTGGCATAGAGAATTAGGCCTAGATGAAGAATCTCCTGGTCATACAATTTGTGGTAACTGTCATAATTGTTCTTCAAATGGGGACTATTTTCCCCCAAGCAATCTGTGTGTTGAGAACCTTCAAGTCATTCATTGTTCAGCAAATGGCTACGGTGAAATGCATGGCCGGTTTGAAGAGATCATGTACCAGTACGAAGCATCTGAGCAATGTGTTACAGAAGGTGCTCCAGTTGTGTCAAGTCAATCTGCTGGCACGCACTATGACCTGAGCTTGCAAGGATCAGATAATGACAATGAGCTAGTTGAAGAATCTTGTTTTAGTCATGAGAAGGTCGTCAATGTTGACAGGGAACGAGATAGAAAACCAACTCGCGATTTGGCAGATGATTATGAAAATGAAATCAGGCAAGAACTAAGGTGGCTAAAGGCCAAGTATCAAATGCAAATGAGGGAACTGAGAGATCAACAAATACGAGTCATTTCAAGAAACACGAGTTTCTCCAAGAATGCTGatgagagaaaagaacgaaaGAATCATCAAAATTCACGTTCTTCAGCTTCTACAAACGAGGAAACAAACGATATCCTTCTTAGAAAAATTGCCTCCGAGAAGCATTTAAATTTTAGCTTTGCTAATGGCAACGAGAAGGTGAAAAAGTGTGATGCCGCGGCTTATGATTCTTGTAGTCCAGAAGTTCCGGTGAAAGGCAAAAGTTTCTACACAGAGGTTGTGCTTCCACAATCTCTTCATAGAGCTACTTCTCTTCCAGTTGATGCAGTTTATTTCTAA
- the LOC141676949 gene encoding putative serine/threonine-protein kinase WNK9 isoform X2 — protein MNGVTSSEQDDSEFVEVDPTGRYGRYNEVLGKGASKTVYRGFDEYEGIEVAWNQVKFNDFLQSSEDLERLFNEINLLKSLKHKNIMKFYTSWVDIANRHINFVTEMFTSGTLRQYRQKHKKVNIRAVKHWCRQILEGLLYLHSHNPPIIHRDLKCDNIFVNGNQGEVKIGDLGLAAILRKSHAAHCVEFMAPEVYEEQYNELVDIYAFGMCILEMVTFEYPYSECFYPAQIYKKVVSGKKPDSLYKVKDPDIRQFIEKCLATVSCRLPAKELLNDPFLRVDDNGSCLAPVENCRSWDGNSPMLRQPLLRIDSNNSLNNPYSGYCGKYEPGVDLEYIPPDFESNEIDFMPVTEDEHFENVDITIKGKREDDGGIFLRLRMDDKEGRVRNIYFPFDMESDTALSVAAEMVLELDITDQEVTKIADMINGEIVLLVPEWHRELGLDEESPGHTICGNCHNCSSNGDYFPPSNLCVENLQVIHCSANGYGEMHGRFEEIMYQYEASEQCVTEGAPVVSSQSAGTHYDLSLQGSDNDNELVEESCFSHEKVVNVDRERDRKPTRDLADDYENEIRQELRWLKAKYQMQMRELRDQQIRVISRNTSFSKNADERKERKNHQNSRSSASTNEETNDILLRKIASEKHLNFSFANGNEKVKKCDAAAYDSCSPEVPVKGKSFYTEVVLPQSLHRATSLPVDAVYF, from the exons ATGAATGGTGTTACTTCTTCTGAACAAGATGACTCTGAGTTTGTTGAAGTTGACCCTACTGGAAGATATGGAAGA TATAATGAAGTTCTTGGAAAAGGAGCATCAAAAACAGT TTATAGAGGTTTTGATGAGTATGAAGGAATTGAAGTGGCCTGGAATCAAGTGAAGTTCAATGATTTCTTGCAAAGTTCTGAGGATCTTGAGAGGCTGTTTAATGAGATTAATTTGCTTAAGAGTTTGAAACACAAAAATATCATGAAATTCTACACTTCTTGGGTTGATATTGCTAATAGACACATTAATTTTGTCACAGAGATGTTCACTTCTGGTACTCTCAGACA GTATAGGCAAAAACATAAGAAAGTAAACATCAGAGCAGTAAAACATTGGTGCAGGCAGATTTTGGAAGGCCTTCTGTACCTCCATAGCCATAATCCTCCTATTATACATAGAGATCTCAAGTGTGACAATATTTTTGTGAATGGTAATCAGGGGGAAGTTAAGATTGGTGATCTTGGCCTTGCTGCAATACTGCGCAAATCACACGCTGCTCACTGTGTTG AGTTCATGGCTCCGGAGGTTTATGAAGAGCAATACAATGAATTAGTGGACATTTATGCATTTGGAATGTGCATTTTGGAAATGGTCACCTTTGAATATCCATATAGTGAATGCTTTTACCCTGCTCAGATATACAAGAAAGTTGTATCT GGTAAAAAACCAGATTCTTTATACAAGGTCAAGGATCCTGATATTAGACAGTTCATTGAGAAGTGTTTAGCCACTGTATCTTGTAGGCTCCCTGCCAAGGAGCTCCTTAATGATCCGTTTCTTCGAGTTGATGATAATGGATCTTGTTTGGCACCAGTAGAGAATTGCAGAAGTTGGGATGGAAACAGCCCCATGTTAAGACAACCTCTGTTAAGAATTGATAGTAACAACTCTTTGAACAATCCTTACTCTGGCTATTGTGGTAAATATGAACCAGGAGTTGATTTGGAATACATTCCACCTGATTTTGAATCAAATGAAATCGACTTTATGCCAGTTACAGAAGATGAGCATTTTGAAAATGTTGATATCACCATTAAGGGAAAAAGGGAAGATGATGGCGGTATCTTTCTAAGGCTTAGAATGGATGATAAAGAAG GTCGTGTCCGAAATATATACTTCCCGTTTGATATGGAATCAGACACTGCTCTGAGTGTTGCCGCGGAAATGGTCTTGGAATTGGATATTACAGATCAGGAAGTGACTAAAATAGCTGACATGATTAATGGCGAAATAGTATTGTTAGTACCGGAGTGGCATAGAGAATTAGGCCTAGATGAAGAATCTCCTGGTCATACAATTTGTGGTAACTGTCATAATTGTTCTTCAAATGGGGACTATTTTCCCCCAAGCAATCTGTGTGTTGAGAACCTTCAAGTCATTCATTGTTCAGCAAATGGCTACGGTGAAATGCATGGCCGGTTTGAAGAGATCATGTACCAGTACGAAGCATCTGAGCAATGTGTTACAGAAGGTGCTCCAGTTGTGTCAAGTCAATCTGCTGGCACGCACTATGACCTGAGCTTGCAAGGATCAGATAATGACAATGAGCTAGTTGAAGAATCTTGTTTTAGTCATGAGAAGGTCGTCAATGTTGACAGGGAACGAGATAGAAAACCAACTCGCGATTTGGCAGATGATTATGAAAATGAAATCAGGCAAGAACTAAGGTGGCTAAAGGCCAAGTATCAAATGCAAATGAGGGAACTGAGAGATCAACAAATACGAGTCATTTCAAGAAACACGAGTTTCTCCAAGAATGCTGatgagagaaaagaacgaaaGAATCATCAAAATTCACGTTCTTCAGCTTCTACAAACGAGGAAACAAACGATATCCTTCTTAGAAAAATTGCCTCCGAGAAGCATTTAAATTTTAGCTTTGCTAATGGCAACGAGAAGGTGAAAAAGTGTGATGCCGCGGCTTATGATTCTTGTAGTCCAGAAGTTCCGGTGAAAGGCAAAAGTTTCTACACAGAGGTTGTGCTTCCACAATCTCTTCATAGAGCTACTTCTCTTCCAGTTGATGCAGTTTATTTCTAA
- the LOC141676958 gene encoding uncharacterized protein LOC141676958, whose protein sequence is MESSSSDNRTTIMVTNDDGIDAPGLQALVRVLVSTNLYRIFVCAPDSEKSAVSHCITWKYGLQAKEVAISGAKAFRVSGTPADCTALGLSKALFPSAPDLVISGINKGNNCGHRIWYSGTVAGARQAFLQGVPSVSISYHWFRGTSSVNDFTLAAEACLPILSAILVEIRKTDYFLNCFLNINVPANILNHKGYKLARHTKTIVSMEWKQVNADAQREKTLPTMNMETESLANMDVTTASQEMLVFKRVIGEGRARATEKDSEDYGFLKEGYITVTPLSSLTNSETVCQEYFQEWLPVVESTMDGHL, encoded by the exons ATGGAGAGTAGCAGCAGCGACAATCGGACGACGATCATGGTGACGAATGACGACGGCATCGATGCTCCTGGATTACAAGCTTTAGTTCGTGTCCTTGTCTCTACTAATCTTTATCGAATTTTTGTTTGCGCTCCTGATTC CGAAAAATCAGCTGTTAGCCACTGTATTACATGGAAATACGGTCTCCAAGCCAAGGAGGTGGCAATTAGTGGAGCAAAAGCATTTAGAGTATCTG GAACCCCAGCTGATTGTACAGCTTTAGGACTGTCCAAAGCTCTGTTTCCTTCCGCGCCTGATCTG gttATCAGTGGCATAAATAAGGGCAACAACTGTGGCCATCGCAT TTGGTACTCTGGGACAGTAGCAGGTGCTCGCCAAGCCTTTCTACAAGGTGTACCCTCTGTGTCCATATCGTATCACTG GTTTAGGGGTACAAGCAGTGTTAATGACTTCACACTAGCTGCTGAGGCTTGCTTACCCATACTAAGCGCAATTCTGGTTGAAATCAGAAAGACGGATTATTTTCTGAACTGTTTTTTGAATATAAATGTGCCTGCTAATATTCTAAATCATAAG GGATATAAGCTTGCCAGGCACACCAAGACCATTGTTAGTATGGAGTGGAAGCAAGTTAACGCTGATGCACAAAGAGAAAAAACATTACCAACGATGAATATGGAGACAGAATCGCTTGCTAATATGGATGTTACCACGGCATCACAAGAGATGCTCGTTTTCAAACGAGTGATA GGAGAAGGACGAGCACGAGCAACAGAAAAAGATTCAGAAGACTATGGCTTCCTTAAAGAAGGATAT ATAACTGTTACACCTCTTAGTTCTTTAACTAACTCAGAGACAGTGTGCCAAGAATACTTCCAAGAGTGGCTTCCTGTTGTTGAATCGACCATG